One genomic segment of Nitrososphaerota archaeon includes these proteins:
- the hpaD gene encoding 3,4-dihydroxyphenylacetate 2,3-dioxygenase, with the protein MEAGFNIVKAGHIEFLVTDLKEATRFYVDTLGFVVTERDASHAYLRGLEDRQHHCLLLTKSPSPGVGHLAFKVAEDGELEALERAYARKGAFTKWVKEGEERGQGRALVVEDQFGFPVEFYSRMKHEEWMLQKYDRYRGAKVMRLDHFNIMLPSAASAFDWYVKSLGFGCTEITETEGPKPSMWAAWLRRKHTCHDLALTTGKGPRVHHAGFTVADRMSIMDCADLLASTGYLESMERGPGRHGVSNAFFLYLRDPDGNRLELYTGDYLSADPDWKPIRWKLNDPQRQTFWGAKTPESWFNEAMLVKSPKTGKLLQVSSPKIQDRPDYLLSAH; encoded by the coding sequence GTGGAAGCAGGCTTCAATATCGTCAAGGCAGGGCATATCGAATTCCTCGTAACAGACCTGAAAGAGGCAACCCGCTTCTACGTCGACACCCTTGGTTTCGTCGTCACCGAGAGGGACGCGTCCCACGCTTACCTCCGAGGCCTCGAGGACAGGCAGCATCACTGCCTATTGCTCACGAAGTCCCCTTCCCCTGGCGTCGGACATCTAGCATTCAAGGTCGCCGAAGATGGAGAGCTAGAAGCGCTGGAGCGGGCCTACGCGAGGAAGGGAGCGTTCACTAAGTGGGTGAAGGAGGGCGAGGAAAGGGGGCAGGGAAGGGCGCTTGTGGTCGAGGACCAATTCGGATTCCCGGTGGAGTTCTATTCGAGGATGAAGCATGAAGAATGGATGCTGCAGAAGTACGACAGGTACAGGGGAGCGAAGGTGATGCGGCTGGACCACTTCAACATCATGCTCCCCAGCGCGGCCTCCGCCTTCGATTGGTATGTGAAATCCTTGGGCTTCGGTTGCACGGAGATCACGGAGACCGAGGGTCCGAAACCTTCGATGTGGGCGGCCTGGCTGAGGCGGAAGCACACATGCCACGACCTCGCCCTCACCACGGGGAAGGGGCCTAGGGTCCACCATGCGGGCTTCACCGTGGCTGACAGGATGTCGATCATGGACTGCGCCGACCTCCTTGCGTCGACGGGATACCTTGAGAGCATGGAGCGGGGACCCGGAAGGCACGGAGTCTCGAACGCCTTCTTCCTGTACCTCAGAGACCCAGACGGGAACAGGCTCGAGCTTTACACTGGGGATTACCTCAGCGCGGACCCTGATTGGAAGCCGATCAGGTGGAAGCTAAACGACCCACAGAGGCAGACGTTCTGGGGAGCGAAGACGCCGGAGAGCTGGTTCAA